The DNA sequence CGGCATCCCCGCCCCCCACAGCATCACCACGCTGATGAACGTGTACAGGAGGAAGATCCACCACATCGTGCGCAGGGTGGAGACGATGCTCGGGTGGATCTTCTCCCCCCGCGCCTCGGCGTAGTACAGGGAGTAGGTCGCTGCCCCTGGTCGCGGCCCGGCGAGGATGGTGAGCATCAACACGATCACCCCCATCCCCCCGATCCACTCGGTAAAACTGCGCCACCACTGGATCGTGTGGGGAAGGAGATCAGCGCGGGCGGCCATCGTGAGGCCGGTTCCGGTGTAGCCGGAGATCGACTCGAAGAACGCACTCGCCGGATCACGGAAGTACGTGAGGGACGGAAATGCGGAACCAGCGCCCCGAGCGAGCACGGCGGTGAGGACGAACGGAAGGGAGCCGAGCAGGGCGACGAGGAGCCATCCGAACGCGGCGATCACCATCCCGTGCTTCAACTTCGTCTCCCCCGCCCCCCGAAACGGAAAGTAGAGGATCGCTCCCAGGCCGAACGAGGTCCCGGCGGTGATCAACAGCGGAAGGAAGGCGAATGACTCGTGGAAAACGACGGGGACGGCAAGGGAGAGGATGGCCATCACCCCTACGACCGGGACGAGGAGCCCGAGGTCGCGCAGGATCGTCTTCAGGTCCTGTGGATCATCGAGGAGTGGTGGCCTCATCCGGTGAGGGTTTCAACGAGCTCGTCGCTCGCCCGCTCCAGGGAGAAGACGGTGAGTACGTCCCCTGCTTCGATCGTCGACTCTCCGGTTGGGATCTCCCGCTTTCCGTCCCGCTCGATCGACATGATCAGGATCGTCGGGGGAAGGATCCCCTTCCGGCTGCTCTCGGCAAGGGTACGGCCGACAAGGGGAGACGTCGGCTTCACTGTGAGACGGAAGACCTGGTCCCCTTGGGAGAGCATGGTGAAGTCGCGCACTGTCGGGCGTTTGGCCGCGTTGTATAGGTGATTCGCTACCACCTCCTCCGGGTTCTCCATCACGTTCGCCCCGAGCTTGCGGAAGAACTCGGCGTGTTCCTTCTTGTTCACGATCGATACGATCGACGGGATCTTCAGCTCGCTGGCGATGGAGACGACCATCAGGTTCACCGCGTCGTCGCTCGTCGTCACGATCAGTGCATCAGCGCGGTCCGATCCGGCCTCGCGTAGGGTGTCGGTGGAGGTGGCGTCCCCGTTCAACACGGTGATGTCGTACATGTTGCTTACCTGGCGCGCCCGCTCCGGATCCTGCTCAACCACGACGACGTTATTCTTCTCCTTGACCGCGATGTCGATCAAGCTCGTCCCGATACTCCCCGCTCCGACAACGATCATGTACAACGTAATCCCTCCCCAAACGGAATCTATGTTAGCACAGTCCGGATCGTCGGTCAACGCCCAGCATGGTATAATTTCGATGCGGACTTGGTAACGGCTGATCGCAGCCGACTCACCGACGATCCTTTTTGCCATCCAGCTTGGGTTTACGGGATAGCGGTCAACTACGCAAGCAGGGGAGGAACTTGTGAAACTATGGCGGGCAGTGCAGGAGGGGGCAGGGATCTCCCGCAGGAAGGCACAGGCCCTCATCCGTGCGGGTGAGGTGTCCCTTGACGGGGACATAGTCTGCGACCCCTACCTCGAGCTGAAACCGGGGCCGGACCGGGTCATCTACCTGCGCGGTCAGCCACTCTCCCTCGCCCCGCGCCTTCCACATGTCTACCTGTACAACAAACCGCGTGGAGTGGTGTGCTCCCACGACGATCCCCATACTGGAAACACGTTAGGGCGAGTACTGCGCGCTGAGGGGTTCATCGGCTACACCTGGGCCGGCCGTCTCGATCGCGACGCCGAGGGATTGATGATCCTGACGAACGACGGTGCCCTGATCTCCCGGCTGACTCACCCCCGCTACGGAGTGGAGAAGGTCTATCACGTGTGGGTCGGAGAACGGCGGCAAGACGATGAGATGTGGGGTATCCTCGCGCGGATGCGGGAGGGGATCACCGATGCGGGGGACAAATTGCGCATCCTAGATGGAAAGCTTGACGGGAAAAGAATCATCATTACCTTGGGGCAGGGACATAAGCACGAGATAAAGCGGTTGTTCGCCCACTTCGGACTCTCCGTGATCCGACTGCGGCGGGTGGCGATCGGGCCGATCCGCCTTCCCC is a window from the Candidatus Bipolaricaulota bacterium genome containing:
- a CDS encoding rRNA pseudouridine synthase gives rise to the protein MKLWRAVQEGAGISRRKAQALIRAGEVSLDGDIVCDPYLELKPGPDRVIYLRGQPLSLAPRLPHVYLYNKPRGVVCSHDDPHTGNTLGRVLRAEGFIGYTWAGRLDRDAEGLMILTNDGALISRLTHPRYGVEKVYHVWVGERRQDDEMWGILARMREGITDAGDKLRILDGKLDGKRIIITLGQGHKHEIKRLFAHFGLSVIRLRRVAIGPIRLPPELSPGGIRHLTAPDAARLYAAVGLEPPADL
- a CDS encoding TrkA family potassium uptake protein, which encodes MIVVGAGSIGTSLIDIAVKEKNNVVVVEQDPERARQVSNMYDITVLNGDATSTDTLREAGSDRADALIVTTSDDAVNLMVVSIASELKIPSIVSIVNKKEHAEFFRKLGANVMENPEEVVANHLYNAAKRPTVRDFTMLSQGDQVFRLTVKPTSPLVGRTLAESSRKGILPPTILIMSIERDGKREIPTGESTIEAGDVLTVFSLERASDELVETLTG